The Puntigrus tetrazona isolate hp1 chromosome 16, ASM1883169v1, whole genome shotgun sequence genome includes a region encoding these proteins:
- the mchr2a gene encoding melanin-concentrating hormone receptor 2, producing MMNAMVELEPVVWNFTLKLENSTRANETAAVYPADEYYNIVHVTETKILPAFIGFLCSTGLVGNILVLVTILRSAKKTVPDVYVGNLAVADLVHVTVMPFLIHQWARGGHWVFGSTLCTIITSLDNCNQVACAAVMTAMSLDRYLALVHPFRLLSLRTRSRTIRINLFVWAASFIMVLPAWIHAKVIRFRDGLESCSLNLVSPKEVLWYTLYQTVTSFFLPLPLILICYILILCYSWRMYRKNKKAHRYNTSLPRERVVRLTKMVLVLVAVFLVSVGPYHVLQLVNLSIPRPSLAYHTCYYLSVCLSYAASSINPFIYILLSGHFRHRLVSRDTPSMPSVEREIQAPRSSF from the exons ATGATGAACGCCATGGTGGAGTTGGAACCTGTTGTTTGGAACTTTACgctcaaattagaaaacagcACGCGCGCTAATGAGACAGCAGCAGTTTATCCCGCGGACGAGTATTATAACATTGTTCACGTCACGGAAACTAAAATTCTCCCAGCATTTATTGGATTTCTGTGCTCCACCGGGCTTGTTGGAAATATTCTTGTTTTGGTGACTATTTTAAG GTCTGCTAAAAAAACTGTGCCAGATGTATACGTAGGCAATTTGGCGGTGGCTGACCTGGTCCACGTGACGGTCATGCCGTTTCTGATTCACCAGTGGGCCCGTGGAGGGCACTGGGTGTTCGGCAGCACACTCTGCACCATCATCACCTCTCTTGACAACTGCAACCAGGTGGCGTGCGCTGCAGTCATGACCGCTATGAGTCTGGACAG ATACCTGGCCCTTGTTCATCCATTTCGCCTACTGAGCCTCAGGACCAGATCCAGGACGATCCGCATTAACCTGTTTGTTTGGGCGGCCTCTTTCATCATGGTTCTGCCTGCCTGGATTCATGCCAAAGTGATCCGCTTCAGAGACGGGCTAGAGAGCTGTTCCCTTAACCTGGTCTCTCCCAAAGAAGTGCTCTG GTATACACTCTACCAGACTGTGACGTCCTTCTTCCTGCCATTACCTCTCATTCTCATCTGCTATATACTGATTCTCTGCTACTCCTGGAGAATGTATCGCAAGAACAAAAAGGCTCACAG GTATAACACCAGCCTGCCTAGAGAGCGTGTGGTCCGCCTCACTAAAATGGTCCTGGTTCTCGTAGCGGTTTTCCTGGTCAGTGTTGGGCCGTACCACGTCCTGCAGCTGGTTAACCTGAGCATACCTCGCCCCTCATTAGCATACCACACCTGCTACTATCTGTCTGTGTGCCTGAGCTACGCCGCCAGCAGCATAAACCCCTTCATCTACATACTGCTGAGCGGACACTTCCGCCACAGGCTGGTCTCTCGGGATACACCCAGCATGCCAAGTGTGGAACGGGAAATCCAGGCCCCCCGCTCCAGTTTTTaa